The sequence below is a genomic window from Corynebacterium afermentans subsp. afermentans.
GAAACGGGGGTGACGCCCTGTACGCTGGCGCGGAGCTCGCACTCGCCGGGCACCGCGTGGACGCGCTGCTCACCGCAGGCCGCGCCCAACAGCGAGCACTCGCCGCCTTTTCCAACGCGGGCGGGCAGGTACTGGAAACGTTGCCGGACAGTTCAGCCGAATACGCCCTCGCCATCGATGGCATCACCGGCATCGGCGGCTCTGGGGGCCTGCGCGAGGAGCTGGCAGACGTGATGAGGTGGCTGCGCCGGGTTCGCGTGCTCTCCGTGGACGTGCCCTCCGGCGTAGATGCCGACACCGGGGAAGCGGGCGAGCTGCACATCACCGCCGACGCCACCGTCACCTTCGGCGGGCGGCGCCGCGCCCACGCCCTCGCCCCGGAGTGCGGGGTGCAGCTGCTCGCGGACATCGGCCTGCCCGGCCGCCCCTTGCACACGGAGCTGCTGGACACCATGCCCGAGTGGGCCCACGACGGCCCGACGCTGGTGCTGGCCAACCGCGCCGTCGCCGATCCGCAGGTGTGGCCGGACACCCTGTTGCCGCTGCCCGCCGCGCCTGTCCAAGACGTCGCGCCGGGGCCTGCCGACGATAAGTACAGCGGGGGAGTAGTCGGCATCCGGGCAGGCAGCGCCGGCTACCCGGGCGCGGCGGTCCTCACTGTCTCCGGTGCGGTGATGGCCACGCCCGCGATGGTCCGCTACGCCGGGCCGGAGGCGGATGGGGTGGTGCGGGTGAGGCCGGAGGTCGTCGTTACGCAAAGGCTCGAAGATGTCGGACGGGTCCAAGCATGGGTGTTTGGACCCGGCGCCGGGACGGGGGAGGATGCGGCGCGCGAGCTTGCGTGGGCGCTGGAACAACAGGTGCCATTGCTTATCGACGCCGACGGCCTCGCCCTCCTCACCCACCACGAGCAGCTGCGCCAGGCGGTCGCCTCCCGGGAGGAGCCGACGGTGCTGACCCCGCACGACGGGGAGTTTTCCCGCCTGCGCGAGGCTGCCGGAGTGCGCGAGGGCACGCGGTTCGAGGAGACGCTGGAGCTGGCCGCGACGCTGCGCGCCACCATCGTGCGCAAAGGCCGCATCACCCTAGTCGCGCCGGAGGACGACCCCTATCTCATCCACGCCGTGGATGCCGGGCACTCTTGGGCCGCCACCCCTGGGTCCGGCGACGTGCTGGCCGGGATTATGGGTGCCCACTTGGCGCTTTCCGCCGCGCGCGCCGCTGTTCCCGGCACCGCTGACGCCGCAGTGCCTGGTGCGGTGACCGGGGCAGTGACGCTGCACGCGGTGGCCGCCTGGCTGGCAGCGCAGACCCCGTTCGGCCCCGCCACCGCGCCCGCGGGCCGCATCGCCGAGCACGTCCGCGACGCCACCGCGGAGGTGTCCCATGCTTGACGCTGTCGTTGTCGGGGCCGGCCAATCCGGGCTGGCCGTGTCGTACTACCTGCGCAAATACGGCGCGGATTTCGTGGTGCTGGACGCCTCCGACACCTCCGGCGGGGCGTGGCCGCACTACTGGGACGCGCTCACACTGTTCTCCCGCGCGGAGTTTTCCAACCTGCCCGGCTGGCCCATGCCCCACTACGACGGGTACCCGCCGCGCGATCACGTCGTTGAGTATTTGACCGTCTACGAAAAGCGCTACGACCTGCCCATCCGCCGAGGTGAACGCGTCAAACAAGTGTTTCACGACGGCTCCGCCTTCCACCTCAACGGCTACTCCGCACGCAACGTGGTGATGGCCACCGGCATCTGGTCCGCACCGTTTGTGCCCTTCATCCCAGGGTCGTTCGCGGGGGAGCAGGTGCACTCGGCTCAGTACCGGCGGCCGGAGGATTTCGCCGGGCAGCGCGTCGCTGTCGTCGGGGGCGGAAACTCCGGTGCGCAGATCGTCGCCGACCTTGGCCTAGCTGGAGTGGACGTGCAATGGTTCACCCGCCGGCCGCCCGCGTTCATGCCGAAGGATGTCGACGGCGAGCAGCTTTTCCGCCGCAACCGCGAGCGCTTCGTCGCCATCTCGCGCGGCGAGGACGACCCTGGAGGCGCCGACTTCGGCGGCGACATCGTCCTCGTCCCCGAAGTCCGCCGGGCCCGATCATTGGACCTGCTGGACGCCGAACCCATGGTCGGGTCGTTGGACGAGCTGTCGGATTTCGACGCGCTGATCTGGGCCACCGGCTTTCGCCCCGCACTGTCGCCCGTTCGCGGACTGGAGCACGGCCTGGACACGCCCGGCCTGTTCGTCCTGGGCTTCGACTCATTGAACGGCCCGGGCGCAGGCACCATCGGCGGCGTGAGCCCCTTCGCCCGCGACATCGCCTCGCGCATCGCGGGCAAGGGCTAGCACATAACCGCGGATCCAGCTATCAGGACCTCGATAATCGCTGTTTTACGTCGAATAGCTGGGCCCTTGTAGCTGGAAACAGCCCACCGACCCAGACATCCCGGCTCGAATTTGGTGGGTGCAGACCAATAGTTGGTCCCCGCTTGATTGTCCGCAATGCGGAGTTGCGGAGTCCGCAAGCTCAGCACCGACGACACCAACATCGAAACCGCCATCCGCGCCTTGCTCCTCAAATCGTTTGCCCGCAACCAATAGTTGGCCCACCCCAGTTGTCCGCAATGCGGAGTTGCGGAGTCCGCAAGCTCGAGCAAAACACCGCACAGATGCTGTGCCCGCCCGCCCCATAGCCGCGGATCCAGCTATCAGGACCTCGATAATCGCTGTTTTACGTCGAATAGCTGGGCCCTTGTAGCTGGAAACAGCCCACCGACCCAGACATCCCGGCTCGAATTTGGTGGGTGCAGACCAATAGTTGGTCCCCGCTTGATTGTCCGCAATGCGGAGTTGCGGTTTCGCGCCCGCTCAGCACCGACGACACCAACATCGAAACCGCCATCCGCGCCTTGCTCCTCAAATCGTTTGACCGCAACCAATAGTTGGCCCACCCCAGTTGTCCGCAATGCGGAGTTGCGGAGTCCGCAAGCTCAGGGAAGATACCGACTGGATGCTGTACCGACCGCCCCATAACCGCGGATCCAGCTTTCAGGATCTCGCCACTTTATGCCGAATACCTGGAAACAGTCGACTGGACCTCGGCCCCCGCGCTAGCCGGGCCCCGGCAGTCACCCGCCTTGACCCGACCAACCACCGCAAACCGCCGAAACCACGCAAGAACCCCCAAAAAACAGCAGAAACCGCAAAAGAGAACGCCCAACGACCCACTCGCATAAAAAACGTAAATACCTTTGAACTACAAGCGTGTAATTTACCCCCGTGACAAGCGAAAACGCCCCTTAAAGGGCGTATCAAATCCCAAAATCTACTTTTTATTTTGCTTAGAAGGTTGAGTTAACGTTCCGGCAACCTGCACTTTCCCCGAATTTAAACGGCCCAGGCCGTGTAAGAGAGCCATGTCACCCATCTTCCGAATGCTGAATAGTCATTCTCCTGCGCTACGCTAACTGTGTGTTAAAAAATCGGAGGATAGTAGCGCTCACATGCGCAGCCGCAGCCGCAACTGCAGCGGCGGCGCTTGTCGTGCCTTCCGCCGGTGCCGCTACCGTGGGTGAGCCCAGCGAAGGCGTGTGCTCGCTGAAGGTAAATGACCCTGAACGTAAGTTCATTGACTCGCTCGACCGCAGTGTCGGCATCGGCGCAGTAGATGAGCGGACCCGCTGGGCTTCCGCGTTCGAGCAGTTGTACCCGACTGCTGCGGATACCGTCGCGCCGTTTTTGGAGCTGTACACCGGCTCATACGTGTCCTACTTCAACAGCAATCTCGAAGCCAACATTGAGATGTGGGCGCAGCGCGTCGCTGAGGACACCGGCGCAGACATCGATTCTTCCCGCGCGTACTTCACACAGGTGTGGAATTCGGCTGCGGTCAGCGACCACCAGGCGTTCGACATGACCAAGTACTGGGACATCGTCGATAACGCTGTGCAAAGCGGCGAAATCACGGTGCCAGCCCGGGACGGCTTCGCGGAGTTCGCGCTGATTCCAGACCGCGATGGGCTGATTAAGCAGCAGTCTCGTGATTACCCGGCGATGCCCAAGGACCAGGTTGAGGCGTGGGTTGATGCCTACGAGCAGCTGGCGGATGTGAAGCAGGCGCGTCGTGTGGCTCGGTTGATGGTGGCGTTCGAAGAGGCCCGTAAGACCTGCGCCGAAGGTGGCGGCAACGCAACGCTGCCTACCGACGGCCCGAACCCGGACGCCCCGACCACCACGCCGACGACGAGCAGCTATGGGGTGCCGAGTGGGCAGGCCGGCAAGAGCAAAGACACTGTGACCCACACGCTCGTCAACGAT
It includes:
- a CDS encoding bifunctional ADP-dependent NAD(P)H-hydrate dehydratase/NAD(P)H-hydrate epimerase — encoded protein: MYASTFTADQIRAAEAPLLAAQAHPDQLMQSAAHAVFEAAEAMLAGSAGSAGRVLVLAGPGGNGGDALYAGAELALAGHRVDALLTAGRAQQRALAAFSNAGGQVLETLPDSSAEYALAIDGITGIGGSGGLREELADVMRWLRRVRVLSVDVPSGVDADTGEAGELHITADATVTFGGRRRAHALAPECGVQLLADIGLPGRPLHTELLDTMPEWAHDGPTLVLANRAVADPQVWPDTLLPLPAAPVQDVAPGPADDKYSGGVVGIRAGSAGYPGAAVLTVSGAVMATPAMVRYAGPEADGVVRVRPEVVVTQRLEDVGRVQAWVFGPGAGTGEDAARELAWALEQQVPLLIDADGLALLTHHEQLRQAVASREEPTVLTPHDGEFSRLREAAGVREGTRFEETLELAATLRATIVRKGRITLVAPEDDPYLIHAVDAGHSWAATPGSGDVLAGIMGAHLALSAARAAVPGTADAAVPGAVTGAVTLHAVAAWLAAQTPFGPATAPAGRIAEHVRDATAEVSHA
- a CDS encoding NAD(P)-binding domain-containing protein, producing the protein MLDAVVVGAGQSGLAVSYYLRKYGADFVVLDASDTSGGAWPHYWDALTLFSRAEFSNLPGWPMPHYDGYPPRDHVVEYLTVYEKRYDLPIRRGERVKQVFHDGSAFHLNGYSARNVVMATGIWSAPFVPFIPGSFAGEQVHSAQYRRPEDFAGQRVAVVGGGNSGAQIVADLGLAGVDVQWFTRRPPAFMPKDVDGEQLFRRNRERFVAISRGEDDPGGADFGGDIVLVPEVRRARSLDLLDAEPMVGSLDELSDFDALIWATGFRPALSPVRGLEHGLDTPGLFVLGFDSLNGPGAGTIGGVSPFARDIASRIAGKG